Proteins encoded together in one Nostoc sp. PCC 7524 window:
- a CDS encoding 2-succinylbenzoate--CoA ligase → MKPGCKDYFHHLHHHDWLIGYDSQQLQQIATNLYAQLTQLSRQNKPPKIILAERETVKFLAGFIAACAANSSVFLCNPDWGEQEWHQVFNLVQPDIIWGLGSRDWGIGIGDWEKNTILSPTLWEADATSPSSPSSPSSPSSPYSPLPTPHSPLIMIPTGGSSGQIKFAMHTWETLTASVTGFTEYFQLQQVNSFCVLPLYHVSGLMQFMRSFITGAKLAILPFKSVQLGDKYQINPKEFFISLVPTQLQRLLQNPESTAWLAQFKTVLLGGAPAWDELLEKAKFHAIRLAPTYGMTETASQIATLKPDDFLNDKTSSGQILPHAEVKICNSQGQVLPANQIGSIKIKAQSLALGYYPRIWNHQDDFAVDDLGFIDEQGYLNIVGRNSDKIISGGENIYPVEVESAIRRTGMVNDVCVMGIKDQDWGQALTAVYIPKNSDITAEAIKNALYNQISKFKIPKHWIPLQKLPRNAQGKINRQELQQIATEFLQN, encoded by the coding sequence GCAAATAGCAACAAATTTATATGCACAACTCACCCAATTATCAAGGCAAAATAAACCCCCAAAAATCATCCTAGCCGAACGTGAAACAGTCAAATTTCTAGCAGGTTTCATCGCCGCTTGTGCAGCCAATAGCTCAGTGTTTCTGTGTAACCCCGACTGGGGAGAACAAGAATGGCATCAGGTATTTAATTTAGTTCAACCTGATATTATTTGGGGATTAGGGAGTAGGGATTGGGGAATAGGGATTGGGGACTGGGAAAAAAACACTATCCTTTCTCCCACCCTGTGGGAAGCTGACGCTACATCCCCCTCATCCCCCTCATCCCCCTCATCCCCCTCATCCCCCTACTCCCCACTCCCCACTCCCCACTCCCCCCTAATCATGATTCCCACTGGCGGTTCATCGGGACAAATTAAATTTGCCATGCACACTTGGGAAACTCTGACAGCATCAGTGACAGGATTTACAGAATATTTTCAACTACAACAAGTAAATTCCTTTTGTGTTTTACCCTTGTATCATGTCAGTGGTTTAATGCAGTTTATGCGTTCTTTTATAACTGGTGCTAAACTAGCAATTCTGCCATTTAAATCGGTACAATTAGGTGATAAATACCAAATTAACCCTAAAGAATTTTTCATATCTTTAGTACCAACACAGCTACAACGTCTGTTACAAAATCCAGAATCAACCGCATGGCTAGCACAATTTAAAACTGTACTGTTAGGAGGTGCGCCTGCTTGGGATGAATTACTAGAAAAAGCCAAATTCCACGCTATCCGGTTAGCACCAACCTATGGAATGACTGAAACTGCTTCCCAAATTGCTACCCTCAAACCAGATGATTTCTTAAATGATAAAACTAGCAGTGGTCAAATTCTTCCCCACGCTGAAGTAAAAATTTGTAATTCCCAAGGGCAAGTTTTACCAGCCAATCAAATCGGTAGCATCAAAATTAAAGCTCAATCTTTAGCCCTTGGTTACTATCCTCGAATCTGGAATCATCAAGATGATTTTGCAGTTGATGATTTAGGTTTTATAGATGAACAAGGTTATTTAAATATTGTTGGACGTAACAGCGATAAAATCATCTCAGGTGGAGAAAATATTTATCCAGTAGAAGTAGAATCAGCTATTCGTCGTACTGGAATGGTTAATGATGTATGTGTGATGGGAATAAAAGATCAAGATTGGGGACAAGCATTAACAGCCGTTTATATTCCTAAAAATTCAGATATCACTGCTGAAGCAATTAAAAACGCACTCTACAATCAAATCAGCAAGTTTAAAATTCCCAAACACTGGATTCCTCTGCAAAAATTACCTCGTAACGCGCAAGGTAAAATCAACCGCCAAGAATTACAGCAAATAGCTACAGAATTTCTGCAAAACTAA
- a CDS encoding GAF domain-containing protein: MPIYRHPEFDPNSNTTVEEGLKKVLDRLVQTMQRDALIRQTTNQLRDSLQVDRLVLYYFYWQWHGQVTFESLSSQEFSIIGSTGPDECFKDEYAALYLAGRVRAIADIETEPIEACHRDFLRKLQVRANLVVPVVIPKGLWGLLVAHQCQEPRYWTQSDVEQMQVAAKTLATSAYILAS, from the coding sequence GTGCCAATTTATCGTCACCCAGAATTTGATCCTAATTCAAATACCACTGTGGAAGAGGGCTTAAAAAAGGTTCTTGATCGTCTTGTTCAAACAATGCAACGGGACGCATTAATTCGACAAACGACAAACCAACTTCGTGACTCGCTTCAGGTTGATCGTCTCGTTTTATATTATTTTTATTGGCAGTGGCATGGACAGGTAACTTTTGAATCCTTAAGTTCTCAGGAATTTTCCATCATAGGATCAACAGGGCCTGATGAATGTTTTAAGGACGAGTATGCTGCTTTGTATTTAGCAGGGCGTGTGAGGGCGATCGCTGATATTGAGACAGAACCGATAGAAGCTTGTCACCGTGATTTTCTGCGGAAGTTGCAAGTACGTGCCAACCTAGTTGTACCAGTTGTCATACCCAAAGGATTATGGGGATTGTTGGTGGCACATCAGTGTCAAGAGCCGCGTTATTGGACACAATCAGATGTGGAACAGATGCAAGTAGCGGCGAAAACCCTGGCAACATCAGCCTATATCTTGGCAAGTTGA